AAAGAAGATAATCGTATAAATCAGTAAAGAAACACCGTATTTCGCTGTATCTTCAGGTAAGAAGGGGATGACCCCGATTTCATAGGCGACGGTTCCGGTCCGTGGTATTCCGAAGAACGGCCCGATCGCCAGGTACATAACAATGGTAAAGATAAGTCCGAATAATGGATGTACGCGGTTTGCGAGTGTCTGAAGGTCCCCTCCGGACTTCGCAATGGCGATGACACCAAGCAGTGGTAGCCCCACTCCCGTAATAAGAAAGCCGATGATACCGGTCCAGACATGTTCTCCGGCCTGCTGCCCCAGGAATGGCGGGAAGATCATATTTCCTGCTCCAAGAAAAAGAGCGAAGAGCATTAATCCAATCGTCAAGATCTGACTGAATGATAGCGCTTTCTCGTTCATATATACCCCTCCGTTTGTAATCGTTATCATAAGCAAAAAATATCTTATCATAAGTTTGTAGAAAAATGTCGAAAAACTAAATAGTCTTACAATTTAGTATATTTAAATAACTTCCGTTTCTGCTACCTTTTAGATTCTCGCAAAAATTCTGTCATTTTTCAATAATAATTTTTGGAAAATGAAAAAATATTTGTGAATGATGTGACAAATCATTTTTCTACTATAATGAATCCTTATGCCGAAATGAATTTCATTTGGGATGGGCAGGATTTATGGTAAGATTAATGATTGAGTATAAAAGCCTCATGTAAAAGAAGGTGTAAACTTGATTTATTTTGATAATAGTGCGACAACCAAGCCATATAAGGAAGTGCTGGACACATTCCTGAAAGTAAATGAAAGCTATTATGCCAATCCATCGTCCATCCATTCGTTCGGTGGTCAGGTGGAAAAGTTAGTTCAACAATCCAGGGAGCAGATCGCTTCCCTATTAGGGATAAAGACAAAAGAGGTATTCTTCACCTCTGGCGGGACTGAATCGAATAATCTGGCGATAAAAGGAACCGCTCTGCAGTACGGCAACAGAGGGAAGCATATCATTACGACCAGGATTGAGCATCCTTCCGTCATCAATGCCTTTAAGCAGTTAGAAGCGTTTGGTTACACAACGACGTATCTCGATGTGGATCCAGAGGGCAAGGTGCGTCCCTCAGAATTGAAAGAGGCGATCCAGGATGACACGATCCTTGTTTCGGTGATGCAGGTGAATAATGAAATCGGGAGCGTGCAGCCCATCAGGGAGATCGCTGAGATCCTGAATGGTTATCCCAAGATACTCTTTCATGTCGATGCCGTACAGGCATGCGGGAAGGTCCCCCTTATTCTCGACGAAAAGCTCATCGATTTATGCAGCCTATCCGCTCATAAAATTCATGGCATCAAAGGAACCGGCATGCTGTATGTGAGGGACGGACTTAAGATTTCGCCCATCCTCTCAGGAGGCGAGCAGGAAGGGAACCTCAGAAGCGGCACGGAAAACACCGGCGGAATCGTATCTTTCGCCAAGGCACTCCGGATGCATATGGAAGAAAGCAAGCAAAAGTTGGTTATAATGGAAGAAAATCAGCGATTCCTAAAGGGAGAGCTGGAGAAAATCGAAAGTGTGACGGTTCATACACCGGCACGGGATCACGCCCCCCATATCCTAAATTTTTCAGTGGCGGATTTTAAAGGGGAAGTACTCATTCACGCCCTCGACCGGCATGAAGTGTATGTATCGACGACAAGCGCTTGTTCATCGAAGCAAAGCAAGCCCAGTCAGACCCTCTTATCCATGGGTGTACCGGACAACCTTGCCGCTAATTCGATCCGGATCAGCCTGTCCTTCCATAATACGATGGAGGAATGCAAAGAATTTATTGGTTTACTAAATAAAGAAATTCAATACTTACAACATACAATGAGGAGATCAAGATGAAATATAATCGCATACTCGTACGATACGGTGAAATTTCAACCAAAGGAAGAAACCGTAAGATGTTCACAGCCAAGCTCCGTGAAAATATTTTGCACACGCTGAAGGATTTCCCGACGATTTCCGTTGCAGCGAGCCGGGATCGCCTCCACATTCAATTGGGAGACGAAAACGCAGAAGAAATCATTCCGAGACTTGAAAAGATCTTCGGGATCCAATCATTCAGTCCAGTCGTCAAAGTCCCTCAAAATATGGAGGACATCATGAAAGCAGGTCTTTCTCTCGTCCAAAAGAGCTTTTCCCCCGGCAAAACCTTTAAAGTGGCTGCCAGAAGAGCGGATAAAAAGTTTGAACTCGACACGAATGAATTAAACTATGAAGTAGGGTCCTATATCCTCCGCAATATGGATGGATTAAAGGTAGATGTAAAGAATCCCGACATTCAACTGAATGTGGAAGTGAGAAAAGAAGCCGTCTATCTCTCTTCTGAAATTTATCAAGGATCCACCGGGATGCCTGTCGGAGCAAGCGGGAAAGCGATGCTGATGCTTTCAGGCGGGATCGACAGTCCTGTCGCCGGTTATCTGACGATGAAAAGAGGAGTGGAGATCGAAGCGGTCCATTTTCACAGCCCTCCGTTTACAAGTGAACGGGCGAAGCAAAAGGTAATCGACCTATCGAAGAAGCTCTCTGCCTTCAGCGGAAAAGTGAAGCTGCATATCGTCCCATTTACGAAGGTGCAGCAAACGATTCATGATCAGGTCCCTGAAAACTATACGATGACATCAACACGACGGATGATGCTCAGGATCGCGGATCAAATCCGTGAGAAGAATGAAGGACTGGCACTCATTACCGGGGAAAGCCTCGGACAGGTGGCGAGTCAGACACTTGAGAGCATGCAGGCGATAAATGACGTCACGAACACACCGGTGTTACGACCGCTCATCGCCATGGATAAGCTTGAAATCATCGATATCGCCCAAAAAATCGATACCCATGATATTTCCATTCTTCCTTATGAAGACTGCTGTACAATTTTTACACCGCCTGCACCGAAAACTAGACCTAAAAAAGAAAAAGTGGAGTACTATGAAAGCTTTGTTGATTTCGAAGCCCTCCTTACAGAAGCTGTGGACGGTACAGAAACGCTTACAATCGACGGTTCCACAGGTTCGAATGCAGAAAAAACGTTTGACGGATTACTCTAAAAATTTAGGATAATTTACCAAAGAAAATAACTGTATGAAGCCATGTGTTTTGACACAATCTATATTCAACAAGGAGGTGAAAACACATGGCAAACAACAGTTCAAATCAATTAGTAGCTCCAGGAGCTCAACAAGCAATCGACCAAATGAAATACGAAATCGCTTCTGAATTCGGAGTTCAACTTGGTCCAGATGCAACAGCACGCGCTAACGGTTCTGTAGGTGGTGAAATCACTAAACGTTTAGTTCAAATGGCTGAACAACAAATCGGTGGCGGATATTCAAAATAATTAAATACAATGGCTACAAGGAGCGGGATTCCCCGCTCCTTTTCTATTTCTATAAAAAAAGAAGGTTGTTTTCGTGTTTTAAGAAGCCAGTAGTGGTTGATTTCCGCTGCAGGTGCTCGCTTTCCGCCCGAGGAAAGCGAAGTCTTGCACGGAAATCAATAGCGGTGTTACAAGTGATCATTTTATAGGGATTGATTGTATTTAGATTGAATTTATTTAAATCCCAGTTGCGTTTGTCGAAAATACTCATATTTTGCTTGTGAGTAAATTATAACCAAATAATTTAAAAAATTTAAATTATTTTGTATAATAGAGAAGAATCGACAAACAAGGGGGAGTCATACGTGAAGAGGGAAGAATTGATTGCACCGGAAAAGTACAATTTGGTGGAAGAAGTAGAGAAGTTTGCACGTGATGGAGAGAAGCTTGCCATCAAGTGGGAAAATGAAGAAGGTAAAAAAGAAGACATTACATACAAACAATTATTGAAAAATGTAAATAAAATTGGAAACGTTTTCTTAGGGGAGGGCCTTGAGAAAGGGGATGTCATCCTTGTCATGGTTCCCCGCTTAATTGAGGCATATGCTGTCTATCTTGCAGCCTTGAAATCAGGATTAGTCGTGATTCCAAGCTCTGAGATGCTGCGGACAAAGGATCTCGAATACCGGATCGATCACGGGGATGTGAAAGGGATTGTAGCGTATTCTCCTTTCGTCGAGCAGTTTGAAAACGTAAGGGGAATGGATAATCTCAAGAAATTCGTAGTAGGAGACAAGCAGGATGGCTGGCTTGCCATTGAAGACGAAATGAAATCGGTCTCTGAAGATCTGGCATTCGCCGATACCAAACGGGACGATATGGCCTTCCTTTCCTACACGTCAGGGACGACTGGGAATCCGAAAGGGGTTGTCCACACGCATGGATGGGCATACGCTCACCTGAAAACAGCGGCACGTGAATGGTTGTGCATCGAAGAAGGAGATACGGTTTGGGCAACGGCAGGCCCAGGCTGGCAAAAGTGGATCTGGAGTCCGTTCCTGTCTGTCCTCGGTTCAGGTGCCACAGGTCTTGTGTACCAAGGGAAATTCGATCCGAACAAGTATCTTCAGATGCTCGAGGATAACCATGTCAACGTCCTATGCTGTACGCCTACAGAGTATCGTCTGATGGCCAAAGTGGATAATCTGGGCACCTATAAGCTCGATCACCTGCACAGCGCCGTGTCGGCTGGGGAGCCGTTGAACAGGGAAGTCATCGATGCCTTCAAGAGACACTTTGAGATCGAAGTCCGTGACGGCTACGGTCAAACGGAGAATACCCTCCTTGTCGGGATCATGAAAGGAATGGAACTGAAACCGGGTTCCATGGGGAAACCGACCCCTGGGAATCGGGTCGAAATCATCAATGATGAAGGCTATCCTTGTGATGTAGGCGAAGTGGGAGACATCGCGGTTCACGTAGAAACGCCTGCCCTGTTCAAAAATTATTACAAGGATCCCGAGCGTACGGCCATGCAGTTCAGGGGAGATTACTATATTACGGGAGATAAAGCGAAGAAGGATGAAGACGGCTACTTCTGGTTTGAAGGCCGTGGAGACGATATCATCATCAGCTCAGGCTACACGATCGGACCTTTCGAAGTGGAAGATGCCCTCGTGAAGCATCCATCGGTTCAGGAATGTGCCGTCGTGGGAAGTCCCGATGA
The DNA window shown above is from Rossellomorea vietnamensis and carries:
- a CDS encoding alpha/beta-type small acid-soluble spore protein, producing MANNSSNQLVAPGAQQAIDQMKYEIASEFGVQLGPDATARANGSVGGEITKRLVQMAEQQIGGGYSK
- a CDS encoding cysteine desulfurase family protein, with amino-acid sequence MIYFDNSATTKPYKEVLDTFLKVNESYYANPSSIHSFGGQVEKLVQQSREQIASLLGIKTKEVFFTSGGTESNNLAIKGTALQYGNRGKHIITTRIEHPSVINAFKQLEAFGYTTTYLDVDPEGKVRPSELKEAIQDDTILVSVMQVNNEIGSVQPIREIAEILNGYPKILFHVDAVQACGKVPLILDEKLIDLCSLSAHKIHGIKGTGMLYVRDGLKISPILSGGEQEGNLRSGTENTGGIVSFAKALRMHMEESKQKLVIMEENQRFLKGELEKIESVTVHTPARDHAPHILNFSVADFKGEVLIHALDRHEVYVSTTSACSSKQSKPSQTLLSMGVPDNLAANSIRISLSFHNTMEECKEFIGLLNKEIQYLQHTMRRSR
- the mbcS gene encoding acyl-CoA synthetase MbcS → MKREELIAPEKYNLVEEVEKFARDGEKLAIKWENEEGKKEDITYKQLLKNVNKIGNVFLGEGLEKGDVILVMVPRLIEAYAVYLAALKSGLVVIPSSEMLRTKDLEYRIDHGDVKGIVAYSPFVEQFENVRGMDNLKKFVVGDKQDGWLAIEDEMKSVSEDLAFADTKRDDMAFLSYTSGTTGNPKGVVHTHGWAYAHLKTAAREWLCIEEGDTVWATAGPGWQKWIWSPFLSVLGSGATGLVYQGKFDPNKYLQMLEDNHVNVLCCTPTEYRLMAKVDNLGTYKLDHLHSAVSAGEPLNREVIDAFKRHFEIEVRDGYGQTENTLLVGIMKGMELKPGSMGKPTPGNRVEIINDEGYPCDVGEVGDIAVHVETPALFKNYYKDPERTAMQFRGDYYITGDKAKKDEDGYFWFEGRGDDIIISSGYTIGPFEVEDALVKHPSVQECAVVGSPDEVRGLIVKAFVVLREDVDQNDPELIPSLQQHVKDLTAPYKYPRKIEFVKELPKTTSGKIRRIELRQKELSSVKN
- the thiI gene encoding tRNA uracil 4-sulfurtransferase ThiI translates to MKYNRILVRYGEISTKGRNRKMFTAKLRENILHTLKDFPTISVAASRDRLHIQLGDENAEEIIPRLEKIFGIQSFSPVVKVPQNMEDIMKAGLSLVQKSFSPGKTFKVAARRADKKFELDTNELNYEVGSYILRNMDGLKVDVKNPDIQLNVEVRKEAVYLSSEIYQGSTGMPVGASGKAMLMLSGGIDSPVAGYLTMKRGVEIEAVHFHSPPFTSERAKQKVIDLSKKLSAFSGKVKLHIVPFTKVQQTIHDQVPENYTMTSTRRMMLRIADQIREKNEGLALITGESLGQVASQTLESMQAINDVTNTPVLRPLIAMDKLEIIDIAQKIDTHDISILPYEDCCTIFTPPAPKTRPKKEKVEYYESFVDFEALLTEAVDGTETLTIDGSTGSNAEKTFDGLL